In Hallerella succinigenes, the following are encoded in one genomic region:
- a CDS encoding ribulose-phosphate 3-epimerase: MQKNKISASMMCSNLVDLRETIDIFERNNVEYLHIDMMDGSFVPNFGLGVDYIRGLRELTSIPLDLHLMIKDPEYKLQWIGIKESDIVSVHYESSFQVQRVLDWLKPYGCKRFLAINPATPVNVLEEVLDYIDGVNLLMVNPGFAGQKMVPSTIKKATKVIKLLEEMGRQDIIVEVDGNITCENAHKLCEIGASIFVAGTSAIFRGDVSQYEKNIIDFRKEIE, from the coding sequence ATGCAAAAAAATAAAATTTCGGCATCAATGATGTGTTCCAATCTTGTCGATTTAAGGGAAACGATTGATATTTTTGAACGAAATAATGTTGAATATCTTCATATCGACATGATGGACGGGTCTTTTGTCCCGAATTTTGGATTAGGTGTTGACTATATAAGGGGATTGCGAGAATTAACGTCAATACCATTAGATTTACACTTAATGATTAAGGATCCTGAATACAAACTACAATGGATTGGGATAAAAGAATCTGATATTGTGAGCGTTCATTATGAAAGTAGCTTTCAGGTTCAAAGAGTTTTAGACTGGCTAAAACCATATGGATGCAAGCGATTTCTTGCTATCAATCCTGCAACTCCAGTAAATGTGTTAGAAGAAGTCTTGGATTATATAGATGGGGTGAATCTTTTAATGGTCAATCCTGGGTTTGCAGGGCAAAAGATGGTGCCAAGTACTATAAAAAAGGCAACAAAGGTAATAAAGCTATTAGAAGAGATGGGGCGACAGGACATTATTGTTGAAGTTGACGGAAACATCACTTGTGAAAATGCTCATAAGTTGTGCGAAATTGGGGCCTCTATTTTTGTCGCTGGCACATCTGCAATATTTAGGGGTGATGTCAGTCAATATGAAAAAAATA
- a CDS encoding galactitol-1-phosphate 5-dehydrogenase, with product MKAYVLHSINDLRYEEVSVPACPPNWSIVKVMAAGICSSDIARVYTKGTYHFPTIPGHEFSGVVEKVGSKEHENLIGKKVGVFPLIPCRECAQCQKKHYEMCSYYNYVGSRRDGGFAEYVAVPVWNLLPLDNSVPYTSAAMLEPLSVALHAVKLGKINSGDRVCVIGTGMIGISAAQWAKKFSSSNVTIIGRNENKRKIVEACGIEYVTDKDVSGKNYDFVLEAVGTPSSIELAIQVAAPGGKVVFMGNPSGDILLKQDTYWKILRKQLNVQGTWNSSYDGPEKSDWTEAVDALGKGEIDVTSLVSHEFTQEHLVDGLSLMRDHKEPYCKVMTIWNVNPEG from the coding sequence ATGAAAGCCTACGTACTTCATTCTATAAATGATTTGCGCTATGAAGAAGTTAGTGTTCCCGCTTGCCCTCCAAACTGGAGTATTGTGAAGGTAATGGCTGCAGGAATCTGTAGTTCAGATATTGCAAGAGTTTATACAAAGGGCACATATCATTTCCCGACAATACCAGGCCATGAGTTTTCGGGTGTTGTAGAAAAAGTTGGCAGCAAGGAGCATGAAAATCTGATTGGAAAAAAAGTGGGTGTGTTCCCATTAATTCCTTGTCGCGAATGCGCTCAATGCCAAAAGAAACACTATGAAATGTGTTCCTATTATAATTATGTTGGCTCTCGTCGAGATGGTGGGTTTGCAGAATATGTAGCTGTTCCTGTTTGGAATCTTCTTCCATTAGATAACTCTGTCCCGTATACTTCTGCGGCAATGCTGGAACCACTTTCTGTTGCGTTGCATGCCGTTAAATTGGGAAAAATTAATTCAGGAGATCGTGTTTGCGTCATTGGTACGGGAATGATTGGCATTAGCGCCGCTCAATGGGCAAAAAAATTTAGTTCGAGTAATGTGACCATCATTGGACGTAACGAAAATAAGCGTAAAATAGTAGAAGCTTGTGGTATTGAATATGTTACCGACAAAGACGTGTCTGGGAAAAATTATGATTTTGTTTTGGAAGCCGTTGGTACTCCATCATCAATTGAGTTAGCTATACAAGTTGCTGCTCCTGGCGGAAAAGTCGTATTTATGGGAAACCCGTCGGGAGATATCTTGCTTAAACAAGATACCTACTGGAAAATTCTTCGAAAACAGTTGAACGTTCAAGGAACATGGAACTCATCATATGATGGTCCCGAAAAATCAGATTGGACAGAAGCAGTTGATGCGCTAGGGAAAGGAGAAATTGACGTTACGTCACTTGTTTCACATGAGTTTACTCAAGAACATCTAGTTGATGGACTTTCTTTAATGCGGGATCATAAAGAACCTTATTGCAAAGTTATGACTATTTGGAATGTGAATCCAGAGGGGTGA
- a CDS encoding IspD/TarI family cytidylyltransferase has product MDFLFILLNLHDVDLKKREKIMNIGVILSGGVGNRMGLNIPKQYVKVNGKTIINYCLEKFLFHPQIDLLIVGIASEWEKVVKDYIISTKSSKKILFSRPGETRQYSIFKALEVAKENGAQEKDVVVIHDAARPLVSTELISQCIDGCNVADAIMPAIPVKDTTYLSEDGIHIQSLLNRSHLWSGQAPEAFEFSKYYLAHKNMSRDELLKINGSTELAVKANLRCQMIPGDPMNFKITTPEDLSTFESIVNAEVK; this is encoded by the coding sequence ATGGATTTTTTGTTTATCTTGTTAAATCTGCACGATGTGGATCTTAAAAAACGGGAAAAAATTATGAATATTGGTGTTATTCTTTCTGGTGGCGTGGGAAATCGAATGGGGCTGAACATTCCCAAGCAATACGTAAAAGTAAATGGAAAAACAATAATCAATTATTGTTTGGAAAAGTTCTTATTTCATCCCCAAATTGATTTGCTGATTGTGGGAATTGCATCTGAATGGGAAAAAGTTGTTAAAGACTATATTATATCAACAAAATCGTCTAAGAAAATTTTATTTTCTAGACCCGGAGAAACTCGGCAATATTCCATTTTCAAAGCGCTTGAAGTTGCAAAGGAAAATGGTGCACAAGAAAAAGACGTTGTAGTCATTCATGACGCTGCTCGACCGCTTGTTAGCACTGAATTAATTAGCCAATGTATAGACGGCTGCAATGTGGCTGATGCTATTATGCCGGCCATTCCTGTTAAAGATACAACATATCTCAGCGAAGACGGAATACATATTCAATCACTACTGAATCGAAGCCATTTATGGAGTGGACAAGCTCCAGAGGCATTTGAGTTCTCCAAATATTATTTAGCACACAAGAATATGAGCCGAGATGAATTGCTGAAAATAAATGGGAGCACAGAATTGGCCGTGAAGGCGAATTTAAGGTGCCAAATGATTCCTGGTGATCCAATGAACTTTAAAATAACAACACCAGAAGACTTATCGACTTTTGAAAGCATTGTTAATGCAGAGGTGAAATAA
- a CDS encoding WecB/TagA/CpsF family glycosyltransferase, with amino-acid sequence MSRIKFMNIEIDNLTMSETLSSIEDLIQQRKNAYVVTPNVDHIVKIESNEKLRAAYSEASLILTDGKPLIWASKLYRTPIKEKISGSDLFPELCKLAASRHYTMFFLGAKDGVALKAAENLKKQYPGLDVVGCYAPPMGFEKNPEEIDKIEGMLKATQPQILIIALGCPKQEIFIHRFRNRLDVPVSFCLGATLDFAAGNVKRAPQWMANAGLEWAYRIYQEPRRMFKRYVLEDWKFVRLFFKYFDMKIS; translated from the coding sequence ATGAGCCGTATCAAGTTCATGAATATCGAAATCGACAACCTGACAATGTCCGAGACATTGTCGTCGATTGAGGATTTGATTCAGCAAAGGAAGAACGCATATGTAGTCACGCCCAATGTTGACCATATCGTAAAAATTGAGTCAAATGAAAAGTTGAGAGCGGCGTATTCTGAGGCGAGCCTGATTTTGACGGATGGCAAACCACTGATTTGGGCGTCAAAATTATATCGTACCCCGATTAAGGAAAAAATATCAGGATCGGACCTTTTCCCGGAACTTTGCAAACTGGCTGCTAGCCGCCATTATACGATGTTCTTTTTGGGTGCGAAGGATGGCGTGGCTTTAAAGGCTGCCGAGAACCTGAAGAAACAGTATCCTGGCTTGGATGTTGTAGGGTGTTATGCACCACCGATGGGCTTTGAGAAGAATCCTGAAGAAATCGATAAAATTGAGGGCATGCTTAAGGCTACGCAGCCCCAAATATTGATTATCGCTTTAGGTTGCCCAAAGCAAGAAATCTTTATACACAGGTTCAGAAATCGGCTGGATGTGCCGGTATCTTTCTGCCTCGGTGCAACGCTTGATTTTGCTGCAGGCAATGTTAAACGAGCTCCGCAGTGGATGGCGAATGCCGGGCTTGAATGGGCTTACCGTATTTACCAGGAACCTAGACGAATGTTTAAGCGTTATGTCTTAGAAGATTGGAAATTTGTAAGATTATTTTTTAAGTATTTCGACATGAAAATATCTTAG
- a CDS encoding AAA family ATPase — MENPFVLRPYESAELFCDREKETRDIIDDLQNGIHVTLISPRRYGKTGLVYHVFDELAKKRRSMTLCYCDIYSADNLEDFVKLLSESIVSAVKAEPTLKKFFSFFPGIRPLVSYDPVSGSPQVSIAYQNDGQKLSTLKSIFDFLGSQKKTFVIAFDEFQIIRNFKGVNMEALLRTYIQPLKNVRFVFCGSQKHIMTDMFVNEKSPFYESTHVVYLDKIQPDIYGAFIKKLFGMGSRRIDDDALEFILEWTRCHTFYMQYLCHRLFRDAGKKITLSDVRLSCAEILREGMNGFLERRNLLTDKQWQFLKAVAKEGSVAQPTAGSFLNKYKLGTAAAVKRIVTSLVEKELLLETLSLKGKNYCVYNVFLSRWLESV, encoded by the coding sequence ATGGAAAATCCTTTTGTTTTACGCCCTTACGAAAGCGCTGAACTTTTTTGCGATCGCGAAAAAGAAACACGGGATATTATAGACGATTTGCAAAACGGCATCCATGTGACGCTGATTTCTCCGCGTCGTTATGGCAAAACGGGATTGGTCTACCACGTTTTTGATGAACTTGCCAAAAAACGCCGCTCCATGACGCTCTGCTATTGCGACATTTACTCGGCAGACAATCTGGAGGATTTTGTCAAGCTCCTTTCGGAATCCATTGTCTCAGCTGTGAAGGCCGAGCCTACTTTGAAGAAGTTCTTCTCATTTTTTCCTGGGATTCGTCCATTGGTGTCGTACGACCCTGTTTCGGGTTCGCCACAGGTGAGCATTGCGTACCAGAACGATGGGCAGAAGCTTTCTACGCTCAAAAGTATTTTTGATTTTCTGGGTTCCCAAAAAAAGACGTTTGTGATTGCATTTGATGAATTCCAAATTATCCGCAATTTTAAGGGAGTGAATATGGAGGCGCTGTTGCGCACCTATATCCAGCCGCTAAAAAATGTACGCTTCGTGTTTTGTGGAAGCCAAAAGCATATCATGACGGATATGTTTGTGAACGAAAAAAGCCCGTTCTACGAAAGTACGCATGTTGTTTATCTCGACAAAATCCAGCCGGATATCTATGGCGCGTTTATCAAGAAACTGTTTGGCATGGGGAGTCGCCGCATTGATGACGATGCTCTTGAGTTTATCTTGGAGTGGACCCGTTGCCATACGTTTTATATGCAGTATCTTTGCCACCGCTTGTTCCGTGATGCTGGCAAGAAAATTACTTTGTCCGATGTGCGTCTGTCTTGCGCCGAAATCTTGCGCGAGGGAATGAATGGCTTCTTGGAACGTCGTAACTTGCTGACGGATAAACAGTGGCAGTTCTTGAAAGCGGTTGCCAAGGAAGGCTCCGTTGCACAACCCACGGCGGGTAGTTTCTTGAATAAATATAAACTGGGAACCGCTGCAGCCGTCAAGCGGATTGTCACGTCGCTTGTGGAAAAGGAACTTTTGCTTGAAACTCTCTCGCTAAAGGGCAAAAACTACTGCGTTTATAATGTTTTCTTGAGTCGCTGGCTTGAATCTGTTTAA
- the cas6 gene encoding CRISPR system precrRNA processing endoribonuclease RAMP protein Cas6, producing the protein MFAIPHLQITRIYYRLVIENYKRFFRFPEAGIRGALGYYLYDEITKDFASPAHRENCTHLYSALLDPLPGTPAPPEGPQPRSINLRFFALPQEHDKAGLEVTFFGLSSTLSDTLEKCLTALGEEGIGHDATRFYIDGMRPPTVTDIADVQVSNSDSLKLVFFTPTTFRHYRKESTDWNLEMFSWNLLQRIELLCKAYGSIDGADWNFDELLHDLLAMESQAATTKTTRSRLSSRQNKRIYYSGFTGTVILKNISETARVLLSIGEMVGVGKNTTFGGGRYAITV; encoded by the coding sequence ATGTTCGCAATTCCGCACCTCCAAATTACACGTATCTATTACAGGCTTGTTATCGAAAACTACAAGCGTTTTTTCAGGTTTCCAGAAGCGGGCATACGCGGAGCACTTGGTTATTACCTGTACGATGAAATCACCAAGGATTTTGCAAGCCCCGCCCACCGTGAAAACTGCACGCACCTTTACAGCGCACTCCTTGACCCCTTGCCGGGCACACCCGCACCGCCCGAAGGTCCGCAACCCCGTTCCATAAACCTGCGATTTTTCGCCTTGCCGCAGGAACACGACAAGGCCGGACTCGAAGTCACCTTCTTTGGACTGTCCAGCACACTTTCCGATACACTCGAAAAATGCCTGACCGCTCTTGGCGAAGAAGGTATCGGACACGATGCGACACGTTTCTACATTGACGGGATGCGCCCACCAACCGTCACAGACATTGCAGATGTTCAGGTCTCCAATAGCGATTCGCTCAAGCTCGTTTTTTTTACGCCGACAACCTTTAGACACTACCGCAAGGAGTCCACAGACTGGAACCTTGAAATGTTCTCGTGGAACCTTCTGCAAAGAATAGAGCTGCTTTGCAAGGCCTACGGCAGTATAGACGGCGCAGACTGGAACTTCGACGAACTCTTGCACGATTTACTCGCCATGGAATCCCAGGCAGCAACCACCAAGACAACAAGGTCTCGACTGAGTTCTCGCCAGAACAAGCGCATCTACTACTCCGGTTTTACGGGCACGGTAATCCTAAAGAACATTTCCGAAACAGCGAGAGTGCTCCTTTCGATAGGGGAAATGGTCGGAGTCGGCAAGAACACCACCTTTGGCGGCGGGCGATACGCGATTACCGTATAG
- the cas1 gene encoding CRISPR-associated endonuclease Cas1, with translation MNLYITEQGTSIRKQGNHLRLTKADKLVGDYLISEISSVNIMGAASISSDAMASLNDAGASVAFLDRGGRFKGKYTSQSAKNVYLRLAQYDAFRNRHESFEIARGFVVSKIESGIALLNACDKNPHNPFRFDARPAMQKSLQSAMDCSGTDKNTLRGIEGNAAKIYFSSYAQCLMNGIRFPGRKFHPCTDPVNALLSLGYAFTAKRIEALLETYGFDPAIGFLHEPEYGRASLACDMLEEFRHPLVDRLVLKILNRKFIGTTDFVRKGDSDDSPLQLTREGMAAFIRHYEEFCDSPNRVVPDNEGASWNSLMRLRVEALRRRLLKKKQNTVGITTQEAA, from the coding sequence ATGAACCTCTACATCACAGAACAAGGAACAAGCATCCGCAAACAAGGCAACCACCTCCGCCTCACAAAAGCAGACAAACTCGTCGGAGACTACCTGATTTCAGAAATATCCTCGGTAAACATCATGGGCGCAGCATCCATCAGCAGCGACGCAATGGCATCGCTCAACGACGCCGGAGCAAGCGTAGCCTTCCTTGACCGCGGCGGACGATTCAAAGGCAAATACACCTCGCAATCCGCCAAGAACGTTTATCTAAGACTCGCCCAATACGACGCTTTCCGTAATCGTCACGAATCCTTCGAAATTGCAAGGGGCTTCGTCGTATCAAAAATAGAAAGCGGAATCGCGCTGCTGAACGCCTGCGACAAGAATCCGCACAACCCCTTCCGCTTTGACGCACGCCCCGCAATGCAAAAGTCGCTCCAGTCTGCAATGGACTGCTCCGGCACCGACAAAAATACGCTCCGCGGAATCGAAGGCAACGCCGCCAAAATCTATTTTTCAAGTTACGCACAATGCCTTATGAATGGCATCCGCTTCCCCGGACGAAAATTTCACCCCTGCACCGATCCCGTAAACGCACTGTTATCACTCGGCTACGCATTTACCGCAAAACGCATCGAAGCCTTGCTCGAGACCTATGGATTCGACCCCGCCATCGGATTCCTGCATGAACCCGAATACGGCAGGGCATCTCTTGCCTGCGACATGCTCGAAGAGTTCCGCCACCCGCTTGTCGATAGACTCGTCCTTAAAATACTCAATAGAAAATTCATTGGCACAACAGACTTTGTACGCAAGGGCGACTCGGACGACAGCCCGCTACAACTGACCCGCGAGGGAATGGCCGCGTTCATCCGCCACTACGAGGAATTCTGCGATTCGCCGAACCGCGTGGTACCAGACAACGAAGGCGCATCCTGGAACAGCCTAATGCGTTTGCGCGTAGAAGCTTTGCGCCGCCGCCTACTCAAGAAAAAACAAAACACAGTGGGCATCACAACTCAGGAGGCCGCATGA
- the cas2 gene encoding CRISPR-associated endonuclease Cas2, with protein MKYVVAFDISNGKKRKAAAKACAKWGFRVQRSVFEIFMDSSKVEDFSEQLLGIINPDHDTVRLYPLDSDNDQNIVIIGTGKPVRKLSYAII; from the coding sequence ATGAAATACGTGGTGGCATTTGACATTTCTAACGGCAAGAAACGGAAAGCCGCTGCCAAAGCCTGTGCAAAATGGGGATTCCGCGTGCAAAGATCAGTCTTTGAAATCTTTATGGATTCTTCAAAAGTGGAGGATTTTTCAGAGCAGCTTCTCGGGATAATCAACCCTGATCATGACACGGTTCGTTTGTATCCTCTCGACAGTGACAACGACCAAAACATCGTGATTATCGGCACGGGCAAGCCGGTTCGGAAACTTTCTTACGCAATTATATAG